Genomic DNA from Chthonomonadales bacterium:
AGGCGGGTGGAAGGACCAGGCGCACCCGTGCGTCGCGCAACGCGTCCCAGGTGGGATAGCGGAGGCGCAGGATAGGCCGAAGATCCGCCTCGATCCCACGATCGCGCAGGAAGTCGTTCATCTGGCGCGTTCGCGCGACGTAGGCCGACCCCTCCTCGTTGAAGACGAAGATGAACTCACGGGCCAGCATGGAAATGAGGGCCACGGCCTTGCCGACGAGCACGACGCACGGGCCGAGCTCGGCGCGCAGCACCTCGGCGAGGGCCTGAACCGAGTGGATCGGCTCGCGCAATGGGATCCGCACCGGCTCGCGGGTCTCGACATGGATGGCGCGCAGCGTCACTCGCAGAGTCCCCCGGCCGTGCTCGGGGATCACCAGATCGAACGGCAGGGCGCCAAGACCGAAGCGGTCGAGCGTGTACATCTCCGTCCCCGCCACCGCGCCGTCATAGGCCTCCCGCGCCAGGTCGCGCGTGCGCTCGTTGAGGAACAGGTCGACGAGCGCGAACCGGGGGAGCGAGGCGGTCTCCGGGGCGAAGCGCAGCAGGCTGGCGGTGCAACTGGTCTCGGTGGCGGCGGGGCGAGCCCCGAGGAGCAACTCGAAGAGCCGGGGGTACATGTGGCGGTAGAGGCTGCACATCACCTCGTCGGGCTGCGCCTCCACATACTCGCAGACCTCGCCGAGCAGGCTCTCCGCGAGTTCGGCTGCCCGCGCGCGACAGCAGTCGTCCACGATCGATTCGACGGTGCCCTGGAAACCCCAGCGAAGCATCTCGGCAAGCGCCGTTCCCACGTCGCGCAACCGCAGGTTATGCACCATGAGGTCGCGCCCGTCCGTGTAGACCAGTCCGCGCCACCCCCACGCCTCCGTCACCTCATCCAGGAACCGCTGCTCGCCCTCGGGCGCGCCGGCGGCGAGCGTGCGGAACGGAACCCGATGGCGCGTGAAGTCGTGGCGCGTGGGGAAGCACTCGCTGCCAAACAGCCGCGCGATCTCGCCCGCCGCGGACCAGAGGTCCTTGGTGGTCCCGTCGTTATGCGGCATCAACTCGAAACGCGACTGGCCGGGCCGACGCCTCCCGAGCTTGGCGAAGTAGTCGGTGTCGTGCACGCCCAGCACCATGCGTCCGCCCAGCCCGAGGGAATCGAGCATCCGGCGAAGGACGGCCTTCATCGGCTCGTCCCACCACACGGTCTGACCGAGGGCCAGGAAGGGCGTGTCGGGATAGCGCTCCCGGAGCCCCTCCAGCACGGGGCGCACAGACGGATGTAAGTCGATCACAGGTTTCGCTCCGGCGTGCCTGGCCCGTCCGCGCGGGCGTCGCCGAGGTCGCTGCTCCACAGTGTACCTGAACTCGCGGAGAGCCTCGCGGGCGCACCGTAAGCTATACGCGCGCGGCGGCCCGCCCGTGCCGGCCGGCGCTTGCTCAGCGGACATAGGCGCGCAGCGCGCCGTCGACCATCGCGCCGTAGGGCACCTCACCGAAGTGGTTCAGGTGGACGAGGAGGGGATACAGCTGCAGCAGGGGTCGCCGGTGCGCGTACCCGCGGTCGAGTGGCCAGGCGCTGGCGTAGGCGTCGACGAAGCCCCGGGGGAATCCGCCGAACAGCTCGACATAGGCCATCTCCACCTCGCGATCGGCTAGGTAGACCGCCGGGTCAATGACAACGGCCGCGCCGTTGGCCGGCAGGAAGTTGCCGCTCCAGAGGTCGCCGTGCACCAGGCAGGGCGCCTCGTTTCTCGTGGGCAGCAGGCGGTCCAGGACCGCCATCACCGCCTCAAGTCGGCGTTCCCGATGCGGGGGCATGCGGCCGTGGCGGCGCGCGACAGCGGCCTGCGGCGCCAGGCGGCAGTCGCGGTAGAACGCCGCCCACGAGTCGTGCGGGGCGTTCGGCTGAGCGTTCAGTCCCAGATAGTTGTCGCGGTCGAGCCCGAACTGTGCGCCCGGCCGCGCGGAGCGGCGATGATGGTCGGCCAGCGCGTCGGCGAACCCGCGCGAGAACGCGCGCTCGTCGTGCGGTGGCGCGCTCTCAACGAGTTCCAGCGCGAGATAGGGAGGCGCCGGTCCCTCCTCTCCGGCGTCGCGCCGCGCGAGCACGCGAGGAACTCGCAGCGCCCCAACGGCGCGAATTCGCTC
This window encodes:
- a CDS encoding fructosamine kinase family protein, which produces MSELPVALRQALADALGSRIGASVPMTGGMINRSARVEAGGERVFVKWNPAAPVGFYAAEADGLERIRAVGALRVPRVLARRDAGEEGPAPPYLALELVESAPPHDERAFSRGFADALADHHRRSARPGAQFGLDRDNYLGLNAQPNAPHDSWAAFYRDCRLAPQAAVARRHGRMPPHRERRLEAVMAVLDRLLPTRNEAPCLVHGDLWSGNFLPANGAAVVIDPAVYLADREVEMAYVELFGGFPRGFVDAYASAWPLDRGYAHRRPLLQLYPLLVHLNHFGEVPYGAMVDGALRAYVR